In Bacillota bacterium, a single genomic region encodes these proteins:
- a CDS encoding GGDEF domain-containing protein, with protein sequence MAAERGDGVGEALEELRRALARLELALERLREEAIRDPLTGAFNRRFLETRLAEEVARAERYGVPFSLLLLDLDDFKRFNDRHGHLAGDRLLAELALLWRSALRQADELFRFGGDEFVVLLPQTPRGAALETGRRLEALTLEGGSRASLSVGVAGWPEDGRTPEALLAAADRSLYETKKPGGAPAAAAAARPDGGAQPETLELALGYAGDPGAPTCIWIDGRAVRVLAVEPVEGQPESLALLTEEGRWTLPRRALRLPPRA encoded by the coding sequence ATGGCGGCCGAGAGGGGCGACGGCGTCGGGGAGGCGCTCGAGGAGCTGCGCCGGGCGCTGGCGCGGCTGGAGCTGGCGCTGGAGAGGCTGCGCGAGGAAGCGATCCGCGACCCGCTGACCGGCGCCTTCAACCGCCGCTTCCTCGAGACGCGGCTGGCCGAGGAGGTGGCGCGCGCCGAGCGTTACGGCGTCCCCTTCAGCCTCCTCCTCCTCGACCTGGACGACTTCAAGCGCTTCAACGACCGCCACGGCCACCTGGCCGGCGACCGCCTCCTGGCCGAGCTGGCCCTGCTCTGGCGCTCGGCCCTGCGCCAGGCCGACGAGCTCTTCCGCTTCGGCGGCGACGAGTTCGTCGTCCTGCTGCCCCAGACGCCGCGCGGGGCGGCCCTGGAGACGGGGCGCCGCCTGGAGGCGCTCACCCTGGAGGGGGGCAGCCGCGCCAGCCTCAGCGTCGGCGTCGCCGGCTGGCCCGAGGACGGCCGCACGCCCGAGGCGCTCCTGGCCGCCGCCGACCGTTCGCTCTACGAGACCAAGAAGCCCGGAGGCGCCCCCGCGGCGGCGGCGGCCGCCCGCCCCGACGGGGGCGCGCAGCCGGAGACGCTCGAACTGGCCCTGGGCTACGCCGGCGACCCCGGCGCCCCCACCTGCATCTGGATCGACGGACGCGCCGTCCGCGTCCTGGCCGTGGAGCCGGTGGAGGGCCAGCCGGAGAGCCTCGCCCTGCTCACGGAGGAAGGCCGCTGGACGCTGCCGCGGCGGGCGCTCCGCCTGCCGCCCCGCGCCTAG